A genomic segment from Corylus avellana chromosome ca5, CavTom2PMs-1.0 encodes:
- the LOC132182838 gene encoding chalcone synthase 2-like, which produces MASVEEIFNAQRSQGPANVLAIGTANPSNYIYQADFPDYYFRVTKSEHMTDLKRKFKRICEKSMIKKRHMHLTEDILKENPNMCTFAEPSLDARQEIGVVELPKLAKEAALKAIKEWGQPKSKITHLIFSTTLGTSDMPGADYQLTKLLDLKSSVKRIMMYQHGCFGGGTVLRVAKDFAENNKGARVLAVCAEITASCFRGPSESHLDSLVGQSLFGDGAAAVIVGADPDTSVERPLFQLVSATQTLLPDSDGAVQGHMLERGLTFHLLKDLPKIASTNIEKSLVESFSPVGISDWNSLFWIVHPGGPAILDQVEGRLGLEEEKLRASRHVLSEYGNMSTACVLFILDEIRKKSVEEGKATTGGGLDWGVLFGLGPGLTVETVVLHSVPVETIN; this is translated from the exons TCTCAGGGTCCAGCAAATGTTCTGGCCATCGGCACGGCCAATCCATCCAACTATATCTACCAAGCTGATTTCCCTGATTATTACTTCCGGGTCACTAAGAGCGAGCACATGACTGACTTGAAGAGGAAGTTCAAGCGCATAT GTGAGAAATCAATGATAAAGAAGCGCCACATGCACTTGACTGAagatattttgaaagaaaacccAAACATGTGTACCTTCGCGGAACCATCTCTTGACGCACGTCAGGAAATAGGGGTGGTGGAGTTGCCGAAGCTGGCTAAGGAAGCTGCTTTAAAGGCGATCAAAGAGTGGGGACAGCCCAAATCCAAGATCACCCACCTCATCTTCTCTACCACCTTAGGCACTTCTGACATGCCCGGTGCCGATTACCAGCTAACCAAGCTCCTCGACCTTAAATCCTCCGTTAAGCGGATCATGATGTACCAACACGGCTGCTTTGGCGGCGGCACCGTCCTACGTGTCGCCAAGGATTTCGCTGAGAACAACAAGGGCGCCCGCGTTCTTGCCGTCTGCGCTGAGATCACCGCCAGCTGCTTCCGTGGACCCTCCGAGTCTCACCTCGACTCTTTAGTAGGTCAGTCGCTTTTTGGTGACGGAGCAGCGGCCGTGATTGTTGGTGCGGACCCGGATACAAGCGTTGAACGCCCTCTTTTCCAACTTGTATCGGCGACGCAGACACTTCTACCGGACTCGGATGGCGCCGTTCAAGGACATATGCTTGAAAGAGGACTGACATTTCACTTGTTAAAGGATTTGCCTAAGATCGCGTCGACCAACATCGAGAAAAGCCTGGTTGAATCCTTCAGTCCAGTTGGCATTAGTGATTGGAACTCCCTGTTTTGGATTGTCCACCCAGGTGGTCCGGCCATTCTTGACCAAGTTGAGGGCAGACTGGGTCTGGAAGAGGAGAAACTTAGAGCAAGTCGTCATGTTCTGAGCGAGTACGGGAACATGTCAACTGCATGCGTGTTGTTTATATTGGATGAAATAAGGAAGAAGTCGGTGGAGGAAGGAAAGGCCACCACCGGTGGAGGCTTGGATTGGGGGGTTCTCTTTGGGTTGGGCCCCGGTTTGACGGTCGAGACAGTCGTCTTACACAGTGTCCCGGTGGAGACCATTAACTGA